The genomic region GCGATCCCCGCCTCAACGCCGAGCAATCCATCGACATGGCATTCCTGGTGGCGGAGCTGCTCAAGCAGGAGCGCGCCGGCAAGACCCAGCCGATTCCGGCCGCAGCGGGGCTGTAAGACCTTGCTGCGGATCTGGAAGGCCACGATCAATTCCCGCAACGGGCTGGTCTTTGCGTTCCGGTCGGAGCAGGCCGTCCGCGAGGAGATCTTTGCGCTGCTGCTGTCGGTGCCGCTTGCCTGGTTCATCGGCGCGACCGCCATGCGCGCGGTCGAATTGGTGTGCTCTGTCGCGTTCGTGCTGACGGTCGAGCTGCTCAATACCGCGATCGAGAAGCTCGCCGACCGGCTGACCATGGATCACGACAAGCAGATCGGCCGCGTCAAGGACATGGGCTCCGCCGCGGTCGGCGTTGCGCTCTTGATGACCGGCGCGTTCTGGATCATTGCCGTCATCGAGCGATTGGGGTTCCTGTAACTCGGGATCGGATAGAGCGCCATGACCGAACGTCTCGACACATTCGCGGTCACGCTCGCCCAGCTCAATCCGACCATGGGCGACGTGGAGGGCAATGCGGCCAAGGTGCGGGCTGCGCGGGCGCAGGCGAAGTCTGACGGCGCCGATCTCGTGCTGTTTCCGGAATTGTTCATCGCCGGCTATCCACCGGAAGACCTGGTGCAGAAGCCCGCCTTCCAGGCCGCCTGCCGCGCCGCGATCGAAAGCCTCGCGCGCGAGACCGCCGATGGCGGGCCCGCGATGCTGGTCGGCACCCCCTGGGTCGAGGAGGGCAGGCTCTACAATGCCTGCGCGCTGCTCGATGGCGGCCGCATCGCGAGCCTGCGTTTCAAGTGCAACCTGCCGAATTACGGCGTGTTCGACGAGAAGCGGCTGTTTTCGCGCGGCCCTGCCGCCGGTCCCGTCACCATACGCGGTGTGCGCATCGGCGTGCCGATCTGCGAGGACATCTGGCTGGAGGAGTCCGAGGACTACGAGAACGTGGTCGAGACGCTGGCCGAGACCGGCGCCGAGATCATCCTGGTGCCGAACGGCTCGCCTTACGCCCGTGACAAGAACGACGTGCGCCTGTCGGTCGCGGTGGCGCGCGTGACCGAGAGCGGGCTGCCGCTGGTCTATCTCAACCAGGTTTGCGGCCAGGACGAGCTCGTCTTCGACGGCGCATCGTTCGCGCTCAACGGCGATCTGTCGCTCGCGGCGCAGCTGCCGGCCTTCGAGGAGAGCATCGTCACGCTGCGCTTCAGCAGAAACGGCGATGACTGGCGCTGCACTGGGCCGATCGCCGAGCTGGCCGAGGGCGACAAGGCGGACTACGCGGCCTGCGTGCTGGGCCTGCGCGATTACGTCGCCAAGAACGGCTTTCCCGGCGTGCTGCTCGGCATTTCCGGCGGCATCGATTCGGCGCTCTGCGCGGCGATCGCGGTCGACGCGCTCGGCGCCGACCAGGTGCATGGCGTGATGCTGCCTTACCGCTACACGGCCGCGCACTCGATCGCCGACGCCGGCGAGCTCGCCGGCCATCTCGGCATCCGCTACGAGGTGCTGCCGATCGCGGAAGCCGTGACCGGGTTCGAGACGATCTTGTCCGGCATCTTCAAGAATCTGCCGCCAGATATCACCGAGGAGAACCTCCAGGCCCGCACCCGCGGCACGCTTCTGATGGCGATCTCCAACAAGACCGGGCTGATGGTGGTGACGACCGGCAACAAGTCGGAGATGTCGGTCGGCTACGCCACGCTCTATGGCGACATGAACGGCGGCTTCAACCCGATCAAGGACATCTACAAGACGCAGGTGTTTCGGCTGGCGGCGTTGCGCAATAGTTGGAAGCCCGACGGCGCGCTCGGACCTGCCGGCGAGGTGATCCCGCCTGACATCATCACGCGCCCGCCGACCGCGGAGCTGCGCGAGAACCAGACCGATCAGGACTCATTGCCGCCTTACGACGTGCTCGACGCCATCCTGGAGCGCCTGGTCGAGCGCGAAGAGCCGCTGGATCAGATCATCGCCGCCGGCTTCGACCGCGAGACCGTCACCCGCATCGACCATCTGCTCAACGTCGCCGAATACAAGCGCCGCCAGGCCGCGCCCGGCGTGAAAGTGACGGCAAGGAATTTCGGCCGCGACCGCCGCTATCCCATCACCAACCGCTTCCGTGACAAGGGCGAGCCGTTGCCGGCGACGGATGAGGCGCTGGTGTCACGCGGAAGCACGGCGTCAATCGACGCATTCGAGGGGTGAAGCCCAGCTTGAGCGACGGTGGGCGCTATGACGGGGTCGCGAAAAACAGCACCCTCAGGAAGTGCGTGTATTCGGATTCGAGCACCATGATCGACACAAATACCAATACCGCGACTGGCGGCAGCAGGATGGCATAGGCCAACGCCAGCCGCTCCCAGGCCATGTGCATGAAGACGGCGACGATCAGGCCGGCCTTCAACATCATGAACAGCAGGATCAGCGACCACCTCAGATAGCCGTGCAGGCCAAAGTAGTCGACGAGGTAGGAGCACGTGCTGAGGACGAATAACCAGCCCCAGACCACGAGGTAGAGCTTGATCGGGTGCTGTTGCTCCTTGGCGTGAACGGCTCCCGTTGCGACTGCGCCATGCGCCGGAGCGTGGAGCTGTCCTTCCATGTGTACCGCCGCGTTTGTCATGCGCCGACCTCACCAAAGATAGAAGAATGCGAAGATGAACACCCACACGAGATCGACGAAGTGCCAGTACAGGCCCGTGATCTCGACGATCTCGTAATACCCCTTGCGGCTCGTGAAGAAGCCGCGCCTCTCGACGTCGAAATCGCCGCGAAAGACCTTCCGCGCAATGGCGATCAGGAAAATCACACCGATCGTCACATGGGTGCCGTGGAAGCCGGTGATCATGAAGAAGCTCGCACCAAACTGCGGCGCACCCCATGGATTGCCCCAGGGCCGAACGCCCTCCATGATCAGCTTGGTCCATTCGAAGGCCTGCATTCCGACGAAGGTTGCGCCGAAGGCTGCAGTGACCAGCATCAGGATTGCGGTTCTCACGCGGTCGCGCCGGTAGCCGAAATTGACGGCCATCGCCATCGTACCGCTGCTGCTGATCAATACAAACGTCATTATGGCGATCAGGATCAGGGGAATGTGGTTGCCCCCAATATTGAGGGCGAAGACCTCGCTGGGATTCGGCCACGGTACGGTCGTCGACATGCGCGCCGTCATGTAGGAGAGCAGGAAGCAACTGAAGATGAAGGTGTCGCTGAGGAGGAAGATCCACATCATGGCCTTGCCCCAGGACACGTTCTTGAAGGCGCGCTGATCGGACGCCCAGTCGGCGGCGATGCCGCGCCAGCCTTCAAGCCGCGCAGGCGATTGGCCTGGATTTGTCAGCACGGTCTCAGCCATCTGGTCTCGCCTCCCTAGCTCAGCAATTGGCGGCAGATGTTGACGAAATCGTCGGTCCAGCCGGTGAGAAGACCGAGCAGGACAAGCCAGACCAACAGCAGGAAGTGCCAGTAGATGGCGCACAGCTCCACGCTCAAGCGCATGTCGGCGATCTGGGCGCCGCGCCACATCTTGGCTGAGGTTCGGCCCAAGGCCACCAGACCGCCCGTCAGATGCAGCCCGTGCACTGCGGTCAACAGGTAGAAGAAGGAATTCGCCGGATTGGACGCCACGAAATATCCCGCAGCCCCGAGCCGTTGCCAGGCCAGGAGCTGTCCGGCGAGGAAGATCACGGCAGATGCTCCGCCCGCGAGCAGACCGATGACGACGCCTTCAGTATCGTGTCGGCGCGCGGCCGCGTACGACCATTGCAGCGCGACACTGCTCAGGACAAGGACGCCCGTGTTGACCCACAGCAGCCGCGGTACAGGCAGCGGCCGCCAGTCCACTACGCTCATGCGCATCGAGTAGGCGCTGATGAAGAGGACGAACAATGCGCTCGCGACCGCGAGAAACACGCCAAGTCCGACCTTCGCTGCCGGCCAGGTCATGGCATCGCTGCCAGGGAAGTCACCGGCCGGGCCTTCCTCCAGCCAGGGCTTGGCCGTCAGGCGCTGCTGCGACAGCCACCATCCGGCGATCACCGCAAGCACAGCCAGGAACAGGATGACGGCGCTCACGAAGCAGCTCCCTGAGCGGGCTGCGTCGCGCGCGGCGGCTGGTTCTGCGGAATGAAATCCTCCGCGGCGCCGGGCACACTGTAGTCATAGGCCCAGCGGTACACGACCGGGAGCTCCTTGCCCCAATTGCCGTGTCCTGGGGGCGTCTCCGGCGTCTGCCACTCCAGCGTCGTCGCCCGCCACGGATTGCCGCCCGAGGCCTCACCTTTGAACAAGCTCCAGGCGAGGTTGAACAGGAACACCATCTGGCTGAAGCCGACGGTCAAGGCCACCACGGAGATGAAAGCGTTGAGTGAATGGGCCGAGGACGGGATGAACGTCGTATCTCCGAGTTCGAAATACCGGCGCGGCACCCCGAGCAGTCCAAGATAGTGCATGGGGAAGAAGATCAGGTAGGCGCCGAGGAAGGTGACCCAGAAATGAAACTTGCCCATGGCCTCGTTCAGCATCCGCCCCGTGACCTTTGGGTACCAGTGATAGATCGCGCCGAGCACGACCATGATCGGTGCCACGCCCATCACCATGTGGAAATGGGCGACCACGAACATGGTATCCGAGAGGGGCACGTCCACGACGACGTTGCCGAGGAAGAGGCCGGTGAGCCCGCCGTTCACGAAGGTGATGATGAAGCCGAGGGCGAACAGCATCGGCACCGTGAGATGAATGTCGCCGCGCCACAGGGTCAGCACCCAGTTGTAGACCTTGATCGCGGTGGGGATTGCGATGATGAGCGTCGTGGTGGCGAAGAAGTACCCGAATTGCGGGAACATGCCGCTCACATACATGTGGTGCGCCCATACGATGAAGCTGAGCGCGCCGATGGCTACGATCGCCCAGACCATCATGCGATAACCAAAGATGTTCTTGCGCGCATGCGTGCTGATCAGATCGGAGACGATGCCGAAGGCGGGCAGGGCGACGATGTAGACTTCGGGATGGCCGAAGAACCAGAACAGGTGCTGGAAGAGCAGCGGGCTGCCGCCGCCATATTTCGAAAGCGTGCCCATCTCGACGAGGGCAGGCATGAAGAAGCTGGTTCCCAAGAGACGGTCGAGCAGCAGCATGACCGAGGCAACGAACAGTGCAGGGAACGCCAGGAGCGCCATGACGGTCGCCGTGAAGATGCCCCACACCGTCAGGGGCAGGCGCATCAAAGTCATGCCGCGCGTGCGCGCCTGCAACACCGTGACCACGTAATTCAGCCCGCCCATGGTGAAGCCGATGATGAACAGGATCAGGGACGCCATCATGAGAATGATGCCCCAATCCTGCCCGGGCGTTCCGGAGAGGATTGCTTGCGGCGGGTACAGCGTCCAACCGGCGCCGGTGGGGCCGCCGGGCACGAAGAATGTCGAGGCAAGCACCAGGACGGCGAGCAGGTAGACCCAGTAGCTCAGCATGTTCACATAAGGGAAGACCATGTCCCGGGCGCCGACCATCAGCGGGATCAGGTAGTTGCCGAAGCCGCCCAGGAACAATGCGGTGAGCAGGTAAATCACCATGATCATGCCGTGCATGGTGATGAATTGGAGGTACTGATTGGCATCGATGAAAGAGAAGGTGCCGGGGAATCCCAGTTGCAGCCGCATCAGCCACGACAGCACCAGGGCCACCAGCCCGATGGCCGTGGCCGTCAGCGAATACTGAATGGCGATCACCTTGGCGTCCTGCGAGAAGACATACCGTGTCCACCAGCTCCGCGGATGATAGAGCTCGACATCAGGTACTTCGGCAGGCGGGATGCCGCGGATCCCTTCATATGGAATATCGACCATTAGAAACCTCCTCGGTCGTTTCCATCGGGGGGGAGGCGTTGGCCTCTTGCGCCCGATCGATCTCCGGCGGCAGCTTGCTACTTGCCGCCGGATTGGTACGTCGCCTTCACGACGGCTTTTGCCGGCGATAATTCTGCGAACGTTTTTTGTTGCTCCAGCCAAGCGTGATATTCACGCTCTTCGTCGACGATGACCTTGGCCCGCATCTGATAGTGAGCAGCGCCGCAAAGCTCCGCGCAGAGGACATCGAAGGTTCCGGTTCGGATCGGCGTGATCCAGAAATAGGTCACCATGCCTGGAACCATGTCCATCTTGGCCCGGAATTCGGGAACGTAGAAATCATGCAGGACATCAACCGAGCGGAGCAGAACCTTGACCGGCTTTCCGACCTGAAGGTGCAGGTCGCCGTTCTCGATCACGACATCGTCCTGCGCGTGCCGGTCGTCACGGTTGAGCCCCATCGGATTGTCGGAGGCGATGTTGCGGACATCCGATGTGCCCAACTGCCCGTCCTTGCCCGGAAGGCGGAAGCTCCACTGCCATTGCTGGCCCATGACCTCGACCTCGGTGGCATCCGCAGGCACCGTCACGAACTGGTGCCAGACCACGAGGCCAGGCGCCAGCATGGCCGCGACGCCGACGCCGGTCCCGACGCTCAGCCACCATTCGAGCCTTTTGTTTTCCGGATTGTAGTCGGCCCGTCTTCCCTCTCTGTGGTGAAACCGGAAGACGCAGTAAGCCATGAAGGCGATCACGGCGACGAAAACAAAGCCCGTGATCCAGAACGTGATGTTGATGGTGTGGTCGATATAGGCCCAGTTCGTGGCGATCGGCGTCCACCACCACGGGCTGTAGATGTGAAACATCACCGAGCCGATCGCGACCAGAAGCAGTATCAGTGCGACAGCCATCCTGATCCATCCTTGCCATCGAAGGCTACGGATACGAATCCAGGGCGGAGCTCATGTCTGTCGCGATGGCTGGCCTTTCTTGGCATCTGCCATCGCCGGCCTCTTGCCTCGCCCATTCCACTGATCGCGAAATCACGAGAACGCTCGCGACCATCAACTCTAAGGGCGTCTGCGTCTAAAATGATCCCAGCCCAATCCGGCGTCAATAGAGCAATGTGGGTGCCCGAATTGGTGTGATCGCCGTGCTGGCCAAACCGACAAAGCATCAGGTGCGCATGTTGGGTTTGAGTGTGCAACGCACAAATCAATGCTGGTGCGCAATTCACCGAACCGTGAGTGCCGCCGTGCTCCGTGCGCGCTAAGCTTGCCAAGCAGGTCGCGACGGGTTCCGTCCGGCCAGGCTCGGTTGCTGAACCTGGGTTGCCGTACCCGACCCCATCGCGTTTCCTGCTCGTCAGGCGGACACACGTGGCTGAAGAGCGCGTGTCGTCGAAAACCGCGATTTTCAGCACGGGAGGGTGCGTACATGGCCACTCTGTACTCCCACGACATCAGGCGGCACGCATTCGGCGAAGCGGCCTCCTATCCCATTCGCAAGATCAGCTTGTCCGACTTGACCGAGGTCCTGCGCCTGGGTTGGGAGGATTTCCAGGCGATGCCGAGTCACGCGATCGTCGTGTGCCTGATTTATCCCGTTCTCGGTCTCGTCCTGTTCAGGATGGTGCTCGGCTATTCGGTGCTGCCGCTACTGTTTCCGCTGGCCGCCGGCTTTGCCTTGATCGGTCCTTTTGCCGCGATCGGTCTCTACGAACTCAGCCGTCGTCGCGAGCGCGGCGAGGAGGTCGAAGCGTGGGATGCGATCAAGGTGCTGCGCGCCCCGTCGTTCGGCGCCATGGTCGAGCTCGGCGTGCTCCTGCTGGTCCTGTTCGGGGCCTGGATCGGTGTCGCGAACGCGATCTATGTTTCGATCTTCGGTCATGCGGCTGCCGCAAGCATTCCCGACTTCGCAACGCGCGTGCTGACGACACCGGAAGGCTGGTCGCTCATCATCATCGGTTGCGGTGTCGGCTTCCTGTTTGCGCTTGTGGCATTGTGCGTCAGCGTCGTGTCATTTCCGTTGATGCTCGATCGCCATGCGACTGCGATCGACGCGATCCGGACGTCGCTCCGAGCGGTGGCGGCGAATCCGGTTGCGATGGCCGGATGGGGCCTCATCGTGGCGGCGCTGCTCGTGATCGGCTCGCTGCCGCTCTTCGTCGGCCTCGCCGTCGTTCTGCCGGTGCTCGGCCATGCCTCCTGGCACCTCTATCGGCGGGTGGTCGAGCCCAATCCGAACCCACCGGACGCACCGCCGCCGCCCCCGAAGGGCAGGCGCTACGCGGCAGACTTTCCGGCCAATCTCTTCCCGTGGAGCCGCGAGGGCGAGCCGTAACAGTGGAACGGCCGCGCTGGGACGCCTGCGCGGAGCATGACAGAGTGACGGCCTACTTCTGCTGCTGCGGCAGGAAGGTCGGGCCGACCGAGCGGATCGGCTTGTTCTCCGACGACGTCGCGGGGGCTGCATCCGCCGGCGGCGTTGCAGCCGGTGCCGTCGCCGTGGTCGGTGTCGCCGATGCGCCGGCCGCGCCCTTCTTGGCATTGGCAGGCGGCGTGCCCTTATTGAGCCGCTGCTGCTGCATCTTCCTGGCGCTTTCCTCGGTGACGATAATGTCGCCCTGCTGCTCGACGCTCGCCTTGTCGTCGGCGGATTTCAGCGCATCCGCCCAGGTCTGCCCCGCCGCCTTGCAGGAGCAGGACGGGTTGAACTCGCTGCGGAATTTGAACGCGGTCGGCAGCGCCGTGTAGGGCTGGCCGCCGATCGAGACCGCCGCGTTCATGTCCTCGCCGGGATTGCGATGGGTGTAGAGCACGGCTTCCGCGGCCGGGCACAGCGCCTTGCAGGTCTTCTCGTCGTCGGGAAAGCGCGCCGGCACGGTGGCAAAGGAGATCGGGAAATAGGCGCCGTCGCAGGTGCGCACGCAGACGGTGCGGAAGGTGCCGGATTGCGGGCCGAGATCGGAGGGCGGCATGGCTTGCGGATTGTTCGGGTTGTTGCCGCCGAACAGATTGCTCAGGAAATTGCCGCCGCCTTGGGACTGCGCGGCGTTGGCGTATTGCGGGCCGCAATTGTTCTGCGCCAGCGCCATCAGCACCGAGCGGCGCTGGTTGTCGCGCTCCGGGCTGGCGCCGGGACCGCCGCGCAGCCGCTCGAGATTGCCGGTGATCTGGTCCAGGTTGACGCGCATCTGCTGGATCTGGGTATTGACGGGACCGCACTGCGCCGACTGGCCGTTGAACAGCGAGAAGAAGCCGGAGGAATCGCAGCCCATGCGCTTGGCCTGCATGGTGACGCGGTCGAGCTCGGCCTGCTGCTTGGCCTGGGAATCCTGATAGCGGCGGATCTGCTCTTCGCGCGCGGCATCACCCCCGCCGCCACGATCGAGCGCGGCGAGCTGGGCTTCCAGGCGCACGCACATCGGGTTCGGTCCGAGCCCGTTCTGGCCGGGCTGGGGCGGCGGGCCGGCCTGCGCCAAAGCGCCATTGGCGAGCACGACGGTGCCGAGGAGCACGGTGCAGGCAAGGAGGGGGCGGGCACGGAGGAGAGAGAAGAATTCAGGCATATCCGCCATTCTAGCGAGGTCACGGCCCAGCGTGATCGTCCAAATGAGTTGGGGGCCGAAGCGCGCCCTCCCAATAGCCGCTTCCTGCGGCATCGTCACGTCGTTTCAGGGGCCGAAGATTGGTCCTAAGGTCCGCCAGCTCCGAGTGAATTCAGCGCTGGCAGGTGATTGCGACATATTCGTCGCAATGGCCATGGGAGCAGTTTGTGCCGCTTTTGGGGACGGAGCCGGTAATTTCGTCGGGATCGACCCGGCGATAGCTTGATGCCTGGGCAAAATCGCGTGACTGGCAATAGGTGCGCGCGGCGGAGGCGCCGCATGTGTCGCCCTTGGCCAGGCACTTGTCGGCGATGATGAAGACGCGGGTCTCGGCGCACGCCTGAGGTGCTGCAAGGACCGAGGCGCCGAAAATGAGCGCGAGCAGGGAGCGCATGAAAATACCGGGGGCACAAATCAGGGAATCGCGGGTTCCAGAATGGCCTCAAATGGTTAGGGGATCATGAACCCTTAAGGCCGGCCGCGCCCTTTGCGGAGGCAAAAACGGCATTTTCGCGGCCCTTGACGGCGGGGCCCGTGGTGGCCCATATGTGGCCGCATGAACGGTCTCCTCGCCATTTGCGCCATTTGCCGCGAGATTACGAGCTAGCGATTCGCTGGCTGGAGCCGTCTTTTCTCAAACACATTGAGAGCCTTGGACGCCCGGCCGAGAGGGATGGGTTGTCATGGAATTGCGTCTTTACGATACGCTGAGCCGGGAAAAGCGCACCTTCGTGCCGCTCGATCCGAACAACGTCCGCATGTATGTCTGCGGACCGACGGTCTATGACTTCGCCCATATCGGCAATGCGCGGCCGGTGATCGTGTTCGACGTGCTGTTTCGCCTGCTGCGCCACCTCTATGGCGAGGCGCATGTCAAATATGTCCGCAACATCACCGACGTCGACGACAAGATCAACGACCGCGCCGCGCGCGACTTTCCCGGCCTGCCGCTGAACGAGGCCATTCGCAAGGTCACCGAGCAGACGGGAAAACAGTTTCACGCCGACGTCGACGCGCTCGGCGCACTGCGGCCGAGCGTCGAGCCGCGCGCCACCGAGCATATCGGCGAGATGCGCGAGATCATCGAGCGGCTGGTCGCCGGCGGCTTTGCCTATGTCGCCGAGGACCACGTGCTGTTCTCGCCGCAGGCGATGAACGCGGTCAATTCCGCGCTGCCGCGCTATGGCGCGCTGTCGAAGCGCTCGCTCGACGAGATGATCGCGGGCGCGCGGGTCGATGTTGCGCCCTACAAGCGTGATGCGACCGACTTCGTGCTGTGGAAGCCGTCCAAGCCGGGCGAACCCTCCTGGCCGTCGCCGGCCGGCATCAAGGCGGAGGGGCGTCCGGGCTGGCATATCGAGTGCTCGGCGATGGCCTGGAAGCATCTCGGCGAGCACTTCGACATCCACGGCGGCGGCATCGACCTCGTGTTTCCGCACCACGAGAACGAGGTCGCGCAGACCTGCTGCGCGTTCCACCGCGAGCGCATGGCGAATTATTGGATGCACAACGGCTTTTTGCAGGTCGAGAGCGAGAAGATGTCGAAGAGCCTCGGCAACTTCATCACGATTCACGAGCTGCTTGGGGATTGGCCGGGTGAGGTGCTGCGCCTCAACATGCTGAAGACGCATTACCGCTCGCCGATCGACTGGACCATGAAGTCGTTGGAGGAGAGCGCCAAGACGCTCGACGACTGGTATCGCGTCGCGGCCGACATCGCGCCCGGCGAGCCGGCTGTGTCGGTGGTCGAACCGCTGCTCGACGACCTCAACACGCCGCAGGCGATCTCGGCGCTGCACGGCCTGCGCGGCAACGATATCGCCGGTCTTGCGGGCTCGTTGCGGCTGCTCGGATTCCTGTCCGAGAGCGCGGCGCAGTGGGAAGGGCGCAAGCAGCAGGCGAGCGGGGTCGATGCCAAGGAGGTCGAGCGCCTGCTCGCGGAGCGGACAGCCGCCCGTAGCCGGAAAGACTTCAAGGAGTCCGACCGCATCCGCGATCTGCTTGCTGCGATGGGGGTTGCGATCAAGGACTCGAAGGAAGGCACGACCTGGGAGATCGCGCGATGAAGCGGCCCGACACGCCGTTTCCGCGGCACTGGCTCTATTACATCGCGCTGAAGATCGCGCTGCTCGCCGGCGCGGTTGCGATCGTGCTCAAGCTTTATGGGATGTGGTGAGGACGATGGGACAGACTTTGCCAAAGCCCGCGCTTAGGCCTTTCCTGCCGGCGGATGTGCCGGTGCTCGCCGCGATCTTCGCCGCCAGCATCGAGGAATTGACCGGTGACGATTATAGCGAGGCGCAGCAGGAAGCCTGGATGGCGGCGGCCGAGGACGAGGAGTTCGGCAAGCACCTTGCGTCCGACCTGACGCTGATCGCGACGCTGGAAGGCTCGCCCGTCGGCTTCGCCTCGCTGCGCGGCAACGATCACATCCGCATGCTCTATGTGCATCCGGCCGTAGCCGGGCAGGGCATCGCGACCATGCTGGTGGACGCGCTGGAGAAGCTCGCCGGCAGCCGCGGCGCCAAGAGTCTCTCGGTTGACGCCAGCGATACCGCGGAGGGCTTCTTCGCCAAGCGCGGCTACACCGCCCAGCAGCGCAACAGCGTCACGATGAATGACGAGTGGCTCGCCAATACCACGATGAAGAAGACGCTCGGAGCGGGGCAATGAGCAAGGAGCGTCTCTATCTGTTCGACACCACGCTGCGCGACGGGGCGCAGACCAATGGCGTCGACTTCACGCTGGCCGACAAGCAGGTGATTGCGGCGATGCTCGATGATCTCGGCATCGACTATGTCGAGGGCGGCTATCCCGGCGCCAACCCGCTCGACAGCGAATTCTTCGCGACCAAGCCCAAGCTCAATCATGCGCGCTTCACCGCCTTCGGCATGACGCGCCGGGCCGGCCGCTCGGTCTCAAACGATCCGGGCGTCGCGGGCCTTTTGGAGGCGAAGGCGGACGCGATCTGCTTCGTGGCGAAGTCGTCGGCCTATCAGGTGCGAGTCGCGCTGGAGACTACGAAGGAAGAGAACCTCGCCTCGATCCGCGACAGCGTCGCGGCGGCGAAGGCCGCCGGTCGCGAGGTGATGCTCGATTGCGAGCATTTCTTCGACGGCTACAAGGAAGACGCAGCCTTCGCGCTTGCCTGCGCCAAGGCCGCCTATGAGGCCGGTGCGCGCTGGGTGGTGCTGTGCGACACCAATGGCGGCACCATGCCCGATGAGGTCGAGGCCATCGTCAGAGACGTGACCAGGCACATCCCTGGCGATCACGTCGGCATCCACGCCCATAACGACACCGAGCAGGCGGTGGCCAATTCGCTCGCCGCGGTGCGTGCCGGCGCCCGGCAGATCCAGGGCACGCTGAACGGTCTCGGCGAGCGCTGCGGCAACGCCAATCTCTGCTCGCTGATCCCGACGCTGAAGCTGAAGACGGGTTTTGCCGACGCTTTCGAGATCGGCGTCACCACGGAGAAGCTGGCGACGCTGGTCAAGGTGTCGCGCACGCTCGACGACATGCTCAACCGCGTGCCGAACCGGCATGCGGCCTATGTCGGCGAGAGCGCCTTCGTCACCAAGACCGGCATCCATGCCTCCGCCGTGCTGAAGGATCCGCAGACCTACGAGCATGTGTTGCCGGAGCTGGTCGGCAATCACCGCAAGGTGCTGGTGTCCGACCAGGCCGGGCGCTCCAACGTGATCGCCGAGCTCGACCGCGCCGGCATCCCTTACGAGAAGAGCGATCCGAAGCTGACGCGTCTCGTCGAGGAATTGAAAGAGCGCGAGGCGGCCGGCTATGCCTACGAATCCGCCAACGCCTCGTTCGAGCTCCTGGCGCGCCGCACGCTCGGCAAGGTGCCGCATTATTTCGAGGTCGAGCAGTTCGACGTCAACGTCGAGCAGCGCTACAACGCGCTCGGCGAGCGCGTCACGGTGGCGCTCGCGGTCGTCAAGGTCGACGTCGCCGGCGAGCATCTGATCTCGGCCGCCGAAGGCAACGGTCCCGTCAATGCGCTCGACGTCGCGCTGCGCAAGGACCTCGGCAAGTACCAGAAATTCATCGAGGGCTTGACGCTGATCGACTATCGCGTCCGTATCCTCAATGGCGGCACCGGCGCGGTCACGCGCGTACTGATCGAGA from Bradyrhizobium sp. CB1015 harbors:
- a CDS encoding cytochrome c oxidase subunit II — translated: MAVALILLLVAIGSVMFHIYSPWWWTPIATNWAYIDHTINITFWITGFVFVAVIAFMAYCVFRFHHREGRRADYNPENKRLEWWLSVGTGVGVAAMLAPGLVVWHQFVTVPADATEVEVMGQQWQWSFRLPGKDGQLGTSDVRNIASDNPMGLNRDDRHAQDDVVIENGDLHLQVGKPVKVLLRSVDVLHDFYVPEFRAKMDMVPGMVTYFWITPIRTGTFDVLCAELCGAAHYQMRAKVIVDEEREYHAWLEQQKTFAELSPAKAVVKATYQSGGK
- a CDS encoding DUF2189 domain-containing protein, with the protein product MATLYSHDIRRHAFGEAASYPIRKISLSDLTEVLRLGWEDFQAMPSHAIVVCLIYPVLGLVLFRMVLGYSVLPLLFPLAAGFALIGPFAAIGLYELSRRRERGEEVEAWDAIKVLRAPSFGAMVELGVLLLVLFGAWIGVANAIYVSIFGHAAAASIPDFATRVLTTPEGWSLIIIGCGVGFLFALVALCVSVVSFPLMLDRHATAIDAIRTSLRAVAANPVAMAGWGLIVAALLVIGSLPLFVGLAVVLPVLGHASWHLYRRVVEPNPNPPDAPPPPPKGRRYAADFPANLFPWSREGEP
- a CDS encoding DUF2865 domain-containing protein — encoded protein: MADMPEFFSLLRARPLLACTVLLGTVVLANGALAQAGPPPQPGQNGLGPNPMCVRLEAQLAALDRGGGGDAAREEQIRRYQDSQAKQQAELDRVTMQAKRMGCDSSGFFSLFNGQSAQCGPVNTQIQQMRVNLDQITGNLERLRGGPGASPERDNQRRSVLMALAQNNCGPQYANAAQSQGGGNFLSNLFGGNNPNNPQAMPPSDLGPQSGTFRTVCVRTCDGAYFPISFATVPARFPDDEKTCKALCPAAEAVLYTHRNPGEDMNAAVSIGGQPYTALPTAFKFRSEFNPSCSCKAAGQTWADALKSADDKASVEQQGDIIVTEESARKMQQQRLNKGTPPANAKKGAAGASATPTTATAPAATPPADAAPATSSENKPIRSVGPTFLPQQQK
- the cysS gene encoding cysteine--tRNA ligase, with protein sequence MELRLYDTLSREKRTFVPLDPNNVRMYVCGPTVYDFAHIGNARPVIVFDVLFRLLRHLYGEAHVKYVRNITDVDDKINDRAARDFPGLPLNEAIRKVTEQTGKQFHADVDALGALRPSVEPRATEHIGEMREIIERLVAGGFAYVAEDHVLFSPQAMNAVNSALPRYGALSKRSLDEMIAGARVDVAPYKRDATDFVLWKPSKPGEPSWPSPAGIKAEGRPGWHIECSAMAWKHLGEHFDIHGGGIDLVFPHHENEVAQTCCAFHRERMANYWMHNGFLQVESEKMSKSLGNFITIHELLGDWPGEVLRLNMLKTHYRSPIDWTMKSLEESAKTLDDWYRVAADIAPGEPAVSVVEPLLDDLNTPQAISALHGLRGNDIAGLAGSLRLLGFLSESAAQWEGRKQQASGVDAKEVERLLAERTAARSRKDFKESDRIRDLLAAMGVAIKDSKEGTTWEIAR
- a CDS encoding GNAT family N-acetyltransferase, with protein sequence MGQTLPKPALRPFLPADVPVLAAIFAASIEELTGDDYSEAQQEAWMAAAEDEEFGKHLASDLTLIATLEGSPVGFASLRGNDHIRMLYVHPAVAGQGIATMLVDALEKLAGSRGAKSLSVDASDTAEGFFAKRGYTAQQRNSVTMNDEWLANTTMKKTLGAGQ
- the cimA gene encoding citramalate synthase, which produces MSKERLYLFDTTLRDGAQTNGVDFTLADKQVIAAMLDDLGIDYVEGGYPGANPLDSEFFATKPKLNHARFTAFGMTRRAGRSVSNDPGVAGLLEAKADAICFVAKSSAYQVRVALETTKEENLASIRDSVAAAKAAGREVMLDCEHFFDGYKEDAAFALACAKAAYEAGARWVVLCDTNGGTMPDEVEAIVRDVTRHIPGDHVGIHAHNDTEQAVANSLAAVRAGARQIQGTLNGLGERCGNANLCSLIPTLKLKTGFADAFEIGVTTEKLATLVKVSRTLDDMLNRVPNRHAAYVGESAFVTKTGIHASAVLKDPQTYEHVLPELVGNHRKVLVSDQAGRSNVIAELDRAGIPYEKSDPKLTRLVEELKEREAAGYAYESANASFELLARRTLGKVPHYFEVEQFDVNVEQRYNALGERVTVALAVVKVDVAGEHLISAAEGNGPVNALDVALRKDLGKYQKFIEGLTLIDYRVRILNGGTGAVTRVLIESEDENGDRWTTVGVSPNIIDASFQALMDSVIYKLVKSGAPA